The following DNA comes from Methanothrix sp..
TAGCCGTCCTCCTCTTTCCCTGGAGGAAAATGCAGGCCTCTGTCTTCTCCTCAAGTTATCCTTCCTCCACCCAGCGCGATCATCTCATCTGCCATGAATCTTATCGCTTCCACTTGCTGGGAGATCAATTGATACCCCAGTCCCCCTCTTCCTTTGCAGATCCTTGAGCAGGCCCAGGATCTGAGCCTGAACGGAGATGTCCAGAGCTGATGTCGGCTCGTCCCGGATCAGGACTCTGGATTCAGAAGCAGGACTCTTCCCAGGGCCACTCTCCGGTTCTGCCTCCAAGGGATCTGCCAGGGATAGCGGCATAAGAGCTCTTCAGAGAGGCCAACCATCTCCTGGGTACGATCCCCCCATTCTGCTACAAGATCTCGCCTGTTAAAATTAGAATCAATACAATGACCGCCTGCAGCAATGACCCTCGCCAGAGGCTGATCTGATGGAAGGCTTATTTTTATAGCAGTTCCATCCTAATAACCAGTTATGATCGAGATTGGATTGGTCCTGCTGACCATTGTCCTCATATTCGGAGCCTATATCATTCTAAGATCTCTGAAGAAGTTCATCATAAATGCAATCGCTGGGCTCTTCATCCTCTTTCTTGCTAATCAGTTCATAAGCGCGGATATAGGCTATAGCTGGCTGGTTATACTGGTCTGCGGAATTGGCGGCGTAGTAGGCGCAGTGCTGCTGCTGGCCCTTCGTTTCATAGGATTTGGGATATAAAATTTTAATTTTTTTACCTATGGGGCCTCAAACCAGCCCCAGGCGAGACTGCTGAGGCACATTGACATTGGCCAAGACCTTCAGCCGATAGTCCTGCAGCAGTATGCCCTTTAGCTTGCCAGAGTAGACACTGAGGGTGATCTCCTTGGTCCGGCCGTATCTGCCCTTGCTGATGACAATGGTATGAAGGATGCCCAGCATATCCAGCTCGGCGATTAGGTCTGTGATCCGGCGGTGGGTGAGAAAGTCGGTCTCAACCAGGGGACAGAGCTGCTTGTAAATATTATAGACTGCACTGGTGGTGATGTTTCTTGCACCCTGCTCCTCCAGGAGGATGATGCCATAGAGCACCAGCTTGGATTGAGTGGGCAGGGTCTTTATCACCTCCTCTACTCTATCCTGCTCGATCTTCTCCCTTGCCTGGCGCACATGGGACTCATCTACCACTGCTGATCTGGCCCTTTCAGCCAGCTCTCCAGATGTGCGTAAGAGGTCCAAAGCCCGGCGGGCATCTCCGTGCTCCTGGGCGGCAAAGGCGGCACACAGGGGTATTACGCTCTCGTGCAGAGCGCCAGGGCAGAAGGCAACCTTGGCCCTCTGCTCCAGGATCTCCCTGATCTGCTCCGCATCATAGGGAGGAAATATGATCTCATCCTCTCCCAAAGAGCTCTTGACCCTTGGATCGAGAAATTCTGTGAACTTGAGGTCATTGGATATGCCGATGAGGCTCACCCGGGAGCGGAGGAGATCTGAGTTCACCCGTGATAGATTATAGAGGACATCATCCCCTTTTCGTACCAGTTTGTCCACCTCATCGAGCATTATCACCACTACCTGCTTCTCTTCATCCAGAGCATTCCTGAACTCGGCATAAACCTGATCTGTGGGCCAGCCGGTCATGGGGATGTCCTTGTCGAAGTGTCTTGCCAGGTGGGCGAGGACTCTGTATTGGGTGTCGACCACCTCACAGTTGATGTAGATGACTGCACACTTTATATCTCCAAAGCTGGCCTCCTCTAGCTCTTTTCCCACATACTTGGCCACGGCTGTCTTTCCGGTGCCAGTCTTTCCATATATCAGAACATTGGAAGGAGTCTCCCCTCTCAGAGCCGGGACCAGAACCGATGCCAAATTATTGATCTGCTCCTTCCTGTGGGGCAGCTCAGTTGGTGTGTAGCTAGGACGCAGGACATCTCTGGATTGAAATATCCCCCCTTGCGCCAGTAGATCGGCAAATAGCCCTCCAGATATAGGTACCAAGATAATTCCCCTTGAACATTTTTCAAATCATCCTGGTTGATATTAAGAGTTATGGTTCACACCCCCCTATTTCCGGTGGAGATATACGCCCCTACCCCATGATTTCCAGTGGAGAAGAAATAAAATTGTCAGTGGGCACCTGATAGATAATGAAATAAAATATGCCGTTTGTAACTTTCTTTTTCTGATATATAAATTTTCCTCTCCTGAGAGATTAGATGATTACATCAATTTATGTAGAGAAATACTGTTTAACAGGTATTATATGTCGTTTTATCTGAAAAAAGGATGACATAGCTTGTAGATTGTGATGCTTGATAGCGATAGCATAATTCGCGACACTGATAAAAATAATTTAAAACCAACTCGATCTTCTCACAGCCAGAATATCGTCCGGAGCAGGCTCTGCTTGGCAGGATGATGCCTTGATATAAACGGGATCACTCCAATTCAGTGGGAGCTCAAGCTTATAATGCTCCCTTATGAATTAGATCGCAGTGCCTATAAAACCGAGCCCGCCTTTGGAAAGAGAAAATTGAGCTATCGGATATGCGGCAGCATTCCCGGTGAAAGGCAGCCTTCAGCATCGGCAGGCCTCTTCTGTCTCTTCCCTCAGAGCCTCTGCCTGGCCTTCGTCCGGGCTGATGGGCATTTCATCAAGGCTCAATTTCATCAAGATTCAATTTCATCAAGGCTCAATTTCGTCAAGACCCAGTTCCAGTGGAAACCATACGGTCCCCCGGAGAGAGATCGGGTTCAATCCGGCTTGATGCAGGAGGATGCCAGGCAGAAGTTTATGATACAGTCTCAGAGGGTGATGCTCGGGCTCTTGATAGCAGCTATTGCAAGTGGCCTCCTGCAGCAGTGCCTGTGCCTCCCTATGCATACTGGCAAGCTTTTTGCTGATGGGATGTTGTGGGCCATACTCCTGTTCTGCCACCTCTTTTATCTGCCAGATATCGGAAAGAAGCCTTCCGATCTCCTTATGAATATATCTGCGGTTCTGTTCGATCATCTCCAAGCACCTCCATTCTCTCAAAACATCTCTTTTATCTCGCCCTTCTCGTCAGGTCGATCGGGATGCCCTATCCAGCAGACGCAAGCCGATCAGTCCTCCATTGATCAGGCCGCCAGCCCTCGGCTCTTATGCTTCTGCCCGAGGGGAGCAGAGCGGCTCTGGCACAATTCTATATACTCTGAATGCACTCTTTTGATATGATTACCCCTCTCCTAAAATCTATTTTATCTTAGGGCTTCATTCGAGCTGAATTCAAATTTAACTTACAAATTTAGAATATTTTTTTGATTAAACTCAAGGGGATGTTCAAAATACGAATTCAAGTAGCTATGAAAACTTTTAAGTAATTTGGACACCTAATATCAGGTTGCACAACCAAAGGAGGTTGGATATTATGTTGTCTCCCTTAATTCCTGATATCAGGCATCCAAAATGGATTATAGTCGTCAAATTACTTGGATTATCGCTTCTCCAAGAGCTAATAAAATCGCGGGCAGATTAAAAATATATGACAAAGATAAATTTTATTGTCAATCAAAGTCTTAATCCTATCGGATCTATTTGAAAGAGATATTTCAAGGCTTGTTTCCGAAATAAATGAAAATATTGCCTTAAAGAGGCTTTTAGGGATTAATTCAAAGGTAAAAGCAAATGAAATATACAAGATGCAGTCAAATCTCGATTATGAATTGATTTTCACGTTTTTAAAAGATTATTTCAGCCTAGAAAGAGATTGAGGGATAAAAAGGTAGAAAGTAATTATTGACACTAGTTCTCGCTATCGACCTTAATTTGTGGAGAACCGACAAAATTGTAGGAGATAAAAATAAATATTCATATAGTCCATCTATAGGATATTATGTCGGATTTAAGTTGATTTTGGCAATAAATCAGGATAATGAGCTCCTGGGGTTTGAAATTTTCAAAACTCGCCCAATGACTCTAAAATGCTTATTCCTTTCCTCGATAAGCTATATCGCTCTAGAATTATCAAATCGGAAGATATAATCATCTGTGATAAGGGTTTTACGTCAAAAACAATTATCAGACTATCATCAATAGATTTAACATCGTTCCGATCATATCCCAGGAAAAACCAAATTTAGAGAAGATAATTCATAACCTAAATCCACCTTGGTTGTTTTTTTTGTAAAAAATAATTTGGCCATTTGGAAACGAACTGTAGTTGCTTTCAAAAAACTAATCTATGAATGGGAGAGTTTCAAGATAATAAGGTCGAATATTGAAGATTTCTTTAATATCGCTAAGAATTTTCTAGGAATGAACCGAAACCATCAATATACGAAGGTTAGCATCGAAAAGAGGGTTGCCCGAATAATTTTCTTGACCCAAACGTTGATTTGTTTGTTGGATGATCTAAATATTGATAAAAGGGCCATACCATATTGGTGATCTTGGGAGAGGGGTAATATGATCTATGAATTACGGCCAGAGCAGCCAGATGGCCCGCCTTTGGGAGGTGGACCTCATCCGTGGAATGGCCGTGGTATCAATGGTCATCTTTCATCTGGCATTTGACCTGAAC
Coding sequences within:
- a CDS encoding ORC1-type DNA replication protein, whose product is MILVPISGGLFADLLAQGGIFQSRDVLRPSYTPTELPHRKEQINNLASVLVPALRGETPSNVLIYGKTGTGKTAVAKYVGKELEEASFGDIKCAVIYINCEVVDTQYRVLAHLARHFDKDIPMTGWPTDQVYAEFRNALDEEKQVVVIMLDEVDKLVRKGDDVLYNLSRVNSDLLRSRVSLIGISNDLKFTEFLDPRVKSSLGEDEIIFPPYDAEQIREILEQRAKVAFCPGALHESVIPLCAAFAAQEHGDARRALDLLRTSGELAERARSAVVDESHVRQAREKIEQDRVEEVIKTLPTQSKLVLYGIILLEEQGARNITTSAVYNIYKQLCPLVETDFLTHRRITDLIAELDMLGILHTIVISKGRYGRTKEITLSVYSGKLKGILLQDYRLKVLANVNVPQQSRLGLV
- a CDS encoding pro-sigmaK processing inhibitor BofA family protein; amino-acid sequence: MIEIGLVLLTIVLIFGAYIILRSLKKFIINAIAGLFILFLANQFISADIGYSWLVILVCGIGGVVGAVLLLALRFIGFGI